Sequence from the Corallococcus sp. EGB genome:
AACGGGCCGACGTCGCGCAGGTACTTGAGGAAGGCCTTGTACGTCTGCGACGTGCGGGACTCATGGCGCATGCGACGGCGCTCGTCGAGCGGGAGGTCCGCCGTGTGCCGGGTGGCGCGTTCTGCCTGCTGCTGGGAGCCGGGGATGTCTTGCGATGCCATGTCCGTTTCCTCGTTCCTGGGCGTGAGGTCCAACGCCAAAGCTGAAGTGCCCGGGAAGGTGGAGGAAGGCACGCGCCGCCCTGCGAGCCGCCCGCTTCCCGTGGGCGGGGGCTGACGGGGAGCGCCTGCTCCCCCTTTCGTTGCAGCCCTTGCCTTGGCGCAATCGCATCCGAAGTGTGGAGAGAAGGGCCGCAGGGTGCGGTCGCTCACTCCAGCGAGGTGCCGTGATGGCCGAGGACTTTTCTCCCAGGGGCGAGGCCCTGCGCAGGGCCGCCCACGAGATTGCGATGCGGCGGGCCGAGGATCCGCGGACGCCCCTGGTCCAAATCATTGGGGAGGCCGCGCGGCACTTCGACCTGTCGCCCAGTGAGGAGCTGATGCTTCAGGCGGACCTGCTCCGTGAGGGGCAGGAGGCACCTCCGCGCTGATGGCTCACGGCCCCTGCTGGGGTCGCGTGCTGTGGAAAGCGCGCGACGTACCGGCTGAGCAATGGCCATTCGTGGATCCTGAACTCGCCCGTGGCCCAGGACGAGACGCCTGCTCCGGCGGGGCCGTGCGAATGCCCCGAGTCCCCATGCCCATCTCCTGCGCTCAATCCTTCCAGAGGATCTTCCACGGGTGCTTGCGCAGGTCCGTGACCAGGGTCTTCAGTTCATCATAGAGGGCAGGGTCCTTGAGCAGCGCGCCACCAGTGCCTTCCCCCGCGTCGAGCTGTCCCAGGAGCCTGTCCGCCTTGGTGGCGATCTGTTCCAGCTGACCCGCCGCCGCCGTGAAGCGCTGGAGCGCCAGCTTCACCTGCTGACCGTCCTCGGGCGTCAGCGGACCTGCCACCGCCGCCAGCCCGTCCAGGGTCGTTCCAGCGGACTTCGTCAGGCCGGGGAGGTCCTTTCGCATCAGGGCCGCTACGGCGGAGGCGTCGTCCAGGAGCCGGGCTCCCTTGCCTCCGGGCTGCATGGATTCCTTCGCCAACTGCGCGAGCTGCCTCAAGTCCTTCGACGCCGCCGCCAGCTCCGTGGCCAGGACCTTCACGTCACCTTGGTTCTCCGTCAGGACCTGATCCAACGTCCTCGCCAACCGTGACACGTTGGCGGCCAGGCTCGTCACAGCCTCCGGGTCCTTCTCCAGCATGTCCGACAACAGCGTCACGAACCTGGACAGCTGCTCCGACAGCAAATCCAGACGCGGCGCATCCACGCCTCGCAGCGCTTCGGTCTCCGGCAGCGGCGCGTCCGAGTTGCCTGGGTTCAACTCCAGATAGGGCTCGCCCAGCAGGCCCACCGTCGCCACCGTCACCCGGGCATCCTTGCGCAACGCGCTCCTGGCCGTGGGCTCCACGGACAGGTCCATGCGGACGGGGAGGGGGAGGCCCTTCGCATCCCTTCGGTCCGCCAGCAGATGAATGCTGTCCACCTTGC
This genomic interval carries:
- a CDS encoding MlaD family protein, with the protein product MDEQRLELKVGALVLATLVGVLVLLWLMGELTLGRGATLEVDFGHTGNVVQGAPVKLGGVQVGKVDSIHLLADRRDAKGLPLPVRMDLSVEPTARSALRKDARVTVATVGLLGEPYLELNPGNSDAPLPETEALRGVDAPRLDLLSEQLSRFVTLLSDMLEKDPEAVTSLAANVSRLARTLDQVLTENQGDVKVLATELAAASKDLRQLAQLAKESMQPGGKGARLLDDASAVAALMRKDLPGLTKSAGTTLDGLAAVAGPLTPEDGQQVKLALQRFTAAAGQLEQIATKADRLLGQLDAGEGTGGALLKDPALYDELKTLVTDLRKHPWKILWKD